The Altererythrobacter sp. Root672 genome includes a window with the following:
- a CDS encoding spore coat U domain-containing protein produces MSLTLPQVRLLLTALLAVLALGFVVAPQPAQANTSCNVTQPNMDFGSALTTTVSIQYSCTNFDPSSISFTLCLRVGTPSFPGTVAQPKLQSGADALNYNLYTDAAATQVWTTTNFLTRAVTIPANQTSTGSFLIYGKIPAGQVVPVGTYQGQMFNTRLGFKPTGVQSCEANLNPGLQGVEFTLNVKATVAASCTLGTIGLIDFGAQSGLFKRADAAGSVQLTCPVSRAWTLSFDGGRNSANSTRRMRDTLGNYVPYRLYRDANRSNLIAINGTIGGTGTGSVQTTPIYGRVEPDPPPTPGQYQDFIVVTLSF; encoded by the coding sequence ATGTCGCTGACCTTGCCCCAAGTCCGACTGCTGTTGACGGCACTTCTCGCGGTTCTCGCCCTAGGGTTCGTGGTCGCACCGCAACCGGCCCAGGCCAACACCAGTTGCAACGTCACTCAGCCGAACATGGACTTCGGCAGCGCCCTCACCACCACGGTTTCCATCCAGTATAGCTGTACCAACTTCGACCCGAGCTCGATTAGCTTCACCCTGTGCCTACGCGTGGGAACGCCGAGCTTCCCCGGAACCGTCGCACAGCCCAAGCTGCAGAGCGGGGCGGACGCGCTCAACTACAACCTCTACACCGACGCCGCGGCTACCCAGGTGTGGACGACGACCAACTTCCTGACCCGGGCCGTCACCATTCCTGCCAATCAGACGTCCACCGGCTCGTTCCTGATCTACGGCAAGATACCGGCGGGCCAGGTCGTGCCGGTGGGCACCTACCAGGGGCAGATGTTCAACACGCGCCTCGGCTTCAAGCCGACTGGCGTGCAGTCTTGCGAAGCCAACCTCAATCCCGGTCTCCAAGGGGTAGAGTTCACTCTCAACGTGAAGGCCACGGTCGCGGCTTCGTGCACGCTCGGGACGATCGGCCTGATCGACTTCGGTGCGCAATCGGGCCTGTTCAAGCGAGCCGACGCCGCCGGCTCGGTGCAGCTCACCTGCCCGGTCAGCCGCGCCTGGACGCTCAGCTTCGATGGCGGCCGCAATTCCGCCAACAGCACCCGGCGAATGCGCGACACGCTCGGCAACTATGTCCCCTACCGCCTCTATCGCGATGCGAACCGGAGCAACCTGATTGCGATCAACGGCACGATCGGAGGCACAGGCACTGGGAGCGTCCAGACGACGCCGATCTACGGCCGCGTCGAACCCGATCCACCACCGACCCCAGGACAGTATCAGGATTTCATCGTGGTCACGCTGAGCTTCTAA
- a CDS encoding fimbria/pilus outer membrane usher protein — MSCNQARAQADTPVGQYPLVLEVYLNGRFSPQLWEFVLLPDGRIAITPEKLQRLGFDLEALGVSTEQTLVVLGELPGVRFRYIENQQSIEIEAVDEDMVPVQLDAASAPVPIDPDKVEQNLGVMLNYSFFGDFTKGGADISTQYELRLLSPFGVLTSTGFGILASSGLTPTGHVRLETYWRYVDARSAIAFSAGDVIAAGGELGNLYRLGGLQVQRDFGSRPDLVTHALPILSGTAAVPSTVDLYINGMRYFTGQTGRGPFEFRSLPNVGGGATATVVLTDATGRETRIQQPIFFAPSLLPRGMLDFSVEAGFPRFAFGVRSLDYLKEPAASGSIRYGLTDWLTVRAHAEGMKEFGNGSAGATFRIGGIGTISGEFAASTYRGNVSTRYSIEVEGHIGGVNFYAGRERTQRNYQDVVRETDRLARLGRANQPDPDIPVPSGGSAGSPLLVAFSSKVDRAGASFSLFDTGVSLNYTRLRLSNDDAKIASASLSRTLFGRVSIWANGFKDLGERDDYGAFVGLSLALGKRITASSSYSKTNHSELVSARVWRDPEGTVGSWGWSLAATEPLGGDLQSHRSATVRYHAGFATLEGGLQQDGGDLRATAYVEGSIVGMGGGVFLSPRIDDSFAVVTGAGADTPVLSNTRLATQTDSSGRALVPFLSSFQENLVSIDPINLPVDLRPARTEAVVIPGDRAGVVIDYGVEKLAAAIVILVDSAGEVLPVGSVVTLEGSSEPAVVGFDGRAYLTGLAPHNSVQVQRPDAPDCAASFDFTPVEGEQILIGPLTCR; from the coding sequence GTGTCCTGCAATCAAGCCCGCGCTCAGGCCGATACGCCGGTGGGACAGTACCCGCTAGTCCTCGAAGTCTACCTCAACGGACGATTCTCCCCCCAGCTGTGGGAGTTCGTCCTGCTCCCCGATGGGAGGATCGCGATCACGCCAGAGAAGCTGCAAAGGCTCGGCTTCGACCTGGAGGCGCTGGGAGTCTCCACCGAGCAAACGCTGGTCGTACTTGGTGAACTGCCCGGCGTCAGGTTCCGCTACATCGAGAACCAGCAGTCGATCGAGATCGAAGCGGTCGACGAAGACATGGTTCCGGTTCAGCTCGATGCAGCGTCCGCCCCGGTTCCAATCGACCCAGACAAAGTCGAGCAGAACCTTGGCGTCATGCTGAACTACAGCTTCTTCGGCGACTTCACCAAGGGTGGGGCGGACATCTCGACCCAGTACGAATTGCGGCTACTGAGCCCGTTCGGTGTGCTCACGAGCACAGGGTTTGGAATCCTCGCTTCAAGCGGCCTTACGCCCACGGGACATGTCCGGCTCGAGACCTACTGGCGCTACGTCGATGCCCGGAGCGCGATTGCGTTCTCGGCCGGAGACGTGATCGCCGCTGGGGGCGAGTTGGGTAATCTCTACCGCCTCGGCGGGCTCCAGGTGCAACGCGACTTCGGGAGCCGGCCGGACCTCGTGACGCATGCCTTGCCGATCCTCAGTGGAACCGCGGCCGTGCCCTCGACCGTCGATCTCTACATCAACGGGATGCGATATTTCACCGGCCAGACGGGTCGCGGGCCGTTCGAATTCCGCTCGCTCCCCAACGTCGGCGGAGGGGCGACGGCGACGGTGGTGCTGACCGATGCGACCGGGCGCGAAACCCGCATCCAACAGCCAATCTTCTTTGCACCCAGCCTGCTGCCCCGCGGCATGCTCGATTTCTCGGTCGAGGCGGGTTTTCCGCGCTTCGCCTTCGGCGTCCGGTCGCTCGATTACCTCAAGGAGCCCGCCGCCTCGGGATCGATACGCTATGGTTTGACCGACTGGCTGACGGTCAGGGCCCATGCCGAAGGGATGAAGGAATTCGGCAACGGCAGCGCCGGGGCGACCTTCCGCATCGGCGGCATCGGTACGATTAGCGGCGAGTTCGCGGCCAGCACTTATCGCGGCAACGTGAGCACCCGCTATTCCATCGAGGTTGAAGGGCACATTGGGGGTGTCAATTTCTACGCGGGGAGGGAACGCACCCAGCGCAACTATCAGGACGTGGTCCGCGAGACCGACCGTCTGGCGCGCCTCGGACGGGCCAATCAACCCGATCCGGACATTCCTGTCCCTTCGGGCGGCTCGGCGGGATCACCGTTGTTGGTGGCCTTCTCCAGCAAGGTCGATCGCGCGGGGGCTAGCTTCAGCCTGTTCGATACCGGGGTCAGCCTCAACTATACTCGCCTGCGGCTGTCGAACGATGACGCCAAGATCGCCAGCGCCTCGCTTTCGCGGACGCTGTTCGGGCGGGTTTCGATCTGGGCCAACGGGTTCAAGGACCTGGGCGAACGGGATGACTACGGGGCGTTCGTCGGCCTGAGCCTTGCGCTCGGGAAGCGCATCACGGCTTCGAGCAGCTATTCGAAGACCAACCACAGCGAACTGGTGTCGGCCAGGGTGTGGCGTGATCCCGAAGGAACCGTGGGATCATGGGGATGGTCGCTGGCCGCGACCGAGCCTCTTGGCGGCGATCTGCAGAGCCACCGCTCAGCAACGGTTCGCTACCACGCGGGCTTCGCCACGCTCGAAGGCGGTCTCCAGCAGGACGGAGGCGACCTGCGGGCCACGGCCTATGTCGAAGGGTCGATCGTCGGCATGGGCGGCGGCGTGTTCCTCTCGCCGCGCATCGACGACAGCTTCGCGGTTGTCACCGGCGCCGGCGCGGATACGCCGGTGCTGTCGAACACCCGCCTCGCCACGCAGACCGACAGTTCGGGACGCGCGCTGGTGCCATTCCTGTCCTCGTTCCAGGAAAACCTTGTCTCCATCGATCCTATCAACCTGCCGGTCGACCTGCGGCCCGCCCGCACCGAAGCCGTCGTCATACCAGGCGACCGGGCCGGCGTGGTCATCGACTACGGCGTGGAGAAGCTCGCGGCGGCAATCGTGATCCTGGTCGACAGCGCCGGAGAGGTGCTGCCAGTGGGCTCGGTCGTCACCCTTGAGGGATCGAGCGAACCTGCCGTCGTCGGGTTCGACGGACGCGCCTATCTGACCGGCCTTGCTCCACACAACAGCGTTCAGGTGCAACGCCCGGATGCACCTGACTGTGCCGCCAGCTTCGATTTCACGCCCGTCGAGGGCGAACAGATACTGATCGGACCCCTGACATGTCGCTGA
- a CDS encoding molecular chaperone yields the protein MRKAAILAAAAAVLMPLTASSQAALRVQPLLVDVSSPSAASSLTLQNNGSEELSLQLRVFEWSQVDGHDQLVPTNDVVASPPVARIPAGSNFTIRVARTAGAAAAGTEKSYRLWVDELPPPSEVRDEGGKVEVRLRFDLPIFFHDTNSAPQVSWTARRVGSEIVLTGTNASSRHARIEGLKLQGSSASVSFGEGLNGYVLGNSTRSWSAPTPSPDLFAGGGATVVSGAGGSETRQTVTLAN from the coding sequence ATGCGAAAAGCCGCGATCCTGGCAGCGGCGGCTGCCGTCTTGATGCCGCTGACCGCGAGTTCCCAGGCAGCGCTGCGCGTCCAGCCTTTGTTAGTGGATGTGAGTTCACCCTCGGCGGCTTCTTCGCTGACGCTGCAAAACAACGGGTCCGAAGAGCTTTCGCTACAGTTGCGGGTGTTCGAATGGTCGCAAGTCGATGGTCACGATCAGCTCGTGCCGACCAACGACGTCGTGGCCAGTCCTCCTGTCGCGCGAATACCGGCGGGCTCCAACTTCACGATCCGGGTGGCGCGGACGGCCGGGGCTGCAGCAGCCGGAACCGAGAAGAGCTATCGCCTCTGGGTCGATGAGTTGCCGCCACCGTCAGAGGTGCGCGACGAAGGCGGCAAAGTCGAGGTGCGGCTGCGGTTCGACTTGCCGATCTTCTTTCACGACACCAATAGCGCCCCTCAGGTCAGCTGGACCGCACGGCGTGTCGGGTCCGAGATCGTGCTCACCGGCACCAACGCGAGTTCGCGTCACGCACGGATCGAGGGGCTCAAGCTGCAGGGTTCGAGCGCGAGCGTTTCGTTCGGCGAGGGGCTGAACGGATACGTGCTCGGCAATTCAACCCGGAGCTGGAGCGCGCCGACCCCGAGTCCGGACTTGTTCGCCGGAGGAGGTGCAACCGTCGTGAGCGGAGCCGGCGGCAGTGAAACCCGCCAGACCGTCACGCTCGCCAACTAG
- a CDS encoding spore coat U domain-containing protein, which yields MRAIALFIALAALPAAAQAQVTQSTGQLEVRMLVNASCDISGSTAGGLGNAVLDFGTATLLQQAINADTGSSGTQALRVLCNPGVQYTLTFDAGQNATQIANRAMKREGGSEVVGYQLYTTAARNTVLANLSGTGTGTQQYVVVYGRVPVQTAPPPGNYKDVVTITVAF from the coding sequence GTGCGCGCCATCGCCCTTTTCATCGCCCTCGCTGCCCTGCCTGCAGCGGCCCAAGCGCAAGTCACCCAATCGACCGGGCAACTTGAGGTAAGAATGCTCGTGAACGCCTCGTGCGATATTTCGGGTTCCACGGCTGGGGGCCTTGGAAACGCGGTGCTCGATTTCGGAACGGCAACCCTGCTGCAGCAGGCCATCAATGCCGACACCGGCTCAAGCGGCACCCAGGCGCTGAGGGTCCTGTGCAATCCCGGCGTGCAGTATACGCTGACATTCGACGCCGGGCAGAACGCCACCCAAATCGCCAATCGGGCGATGAAGCGGGAAGGCGGTTCAGAGGTCGTGGGTTACCAGCTCTACACGACGGCGGCGCGCAACACGGTACTCGCAAATCTCTCCGGCACGGGCACCGGCACTCAGCAATATGTCGTCGTTTACGGCCGGGTACCGGTCCAGACCGCTCCGCCACCGGGGAACTACAAGGACGTCGTGACAATCACGGTCGCTTTCTGA
- a CDS encoding YegP family protein, translating to MTQESDVVFAAARRKAPRFLTEERWQFRLFLADRVSFTSTQFGGGDWRWQFCSPTGEILAECGGYSTELGCRNSILRLQKEAASATLPSQD from the coding sequence ATGACCCAGGAGAGCGATGTCGTCTTCGCCGCAGCTAGGCGCAAGGCACCACGGTTCCTAACCGAAGAGCGCTGGCAGTTCCGGCTCTTTCTGGCTGACCGGGTGAGCTTTACTTCGACCCAGTTCGGCGGAGGAGATTGGCGGTGGCAGTTTTGCTCGCCAACGGGAGAGATTCTGGCTGAATGCGGTGGATATTCCACCGAGTTGGGATGTCGCAATTCCATCCTGCGCCTCCAGAAAGAGGCGGCCTCAGCCACCCTCCCGAGCCAGGACTAA
- a CDS encoding serine hydrolase domain-containing protein, producing the protein MHRREFLTTSMAAMAYAQLAHAAPQDASLDTFVAEKLAGTDFGGTILVAVRGSTLLQQGYGLADRALAVPCTADTAYRIASITKLFTATLVQQLRQAGKLDLEAPIATYLPNYRGEGASKVRLRQLLNHTSGIENSDKGLTSFADAARTGIPAYQLPHTPQELMDQFASGPLVNEPGTAFDYNNADYVILGQIIEAIEVAPFDRVVETRITGPLNMTSTGMAVQSRIILRLASSYYKDGQAPLANDLPVYPQNWYAAGGMYSTAGDLLAFANALYGKRLLQETALAEMLVPGLDEYGFGQWISTLDVDGQKHRFAQRPGRIMGANTLLLRLLDDDITIVILANTNLVDTDSLGFQIARQVVRSTPKA; encoded by the coding sequence ATGCACCGGCGAGAGTTTCTGACCACCTCGATGGCCGCCATGGCCTATGCGCAACTTGCCCATGCCGCGCCGCAAGACGCCTCGCTGGATACCTTCGTCGCGGAAAAACTCGCCGGCACGGACTTTGGAGGAACGATCCTCGTCGCCGTAAGAGGTAGTACGCTTCTGCAGCAAGGATACGGGCTCGCCGATCGGGCTCTTGCCGTCCCCTGCACAGCCGATACCGCCTATCGGATCGCATCGATAACCAAGCTGTTCACCGCAACGCTCGTCCAGCAGCTGCGGCAAGCCGGAAAGCTCGATCTGGAAGCGCCGATCGCAACCTATCTGCCGAACTATCGCGGAGAGGGCGCTTCGAAAGTACGGTTGCGCCAACTGCTCAACCACACGTCCGGCATCGAGAATTCCGACAAAGGCCTGACCAGCTTTGCGGACGCTGCCAGGACCGGGATACCGGCCTATCAGCTTCCCCATACGCCCCAGGAGTTGATGGACCAGTTTGCGAGCGGCCCGCTGGTGAATGAGCCGGGGACCGCCTTCGACTATAACAACGCCGACTATGTGATCCTGGGCCAGATCATCGAGGCGATCGAGGTCGCCCCTTTCGATCGGGTCGTTGAAACCCGCATCACCGGTCCGCTGAACATGACCTCCACCGGCATGGCCGTGCAATCGCGCATCATCCTGCGCCTCGCATCCAGCTATTACAAGGACGGCCAAGCGCCGCTCGCCAACGACTTACCGGTCTATCCGCAGAACTGGTACGCGGCTGGCGGGATGTACTCCACGGCCGGCGATCTGCTGGCCTTTGCCAATGCGTTATACGGAAAGCGCCTGCTCCAGGAGACCGCCTTGGCCGAAATGCTCGTGCCAGGGCTCGATGAATATGGCTTCGGGCAATGGATATCGACGCTCGATGTCGACGGTCAGAAGCACCGGTTCGCACAGCGGCCGGGCCGGATCATGGGAGCCAATACGCTGCTGTTGAGACTGCTCGACGACGACATCACCATCGTGATCCTGGCGAACACCAACCTGGTCGATACCGATAGCTTGGGCTTCCAGATTGCGCGGCAAGTGGTGCGCTCCACGCCGAAGGCCTGA
- a CDS encoding retropepsin-like aspartic protease has protein sequence MIRSLGVLLFALAVPAAAEPLAIHNGRLFVDARVNGVETEALLDSAAEATLIDPEFARRANISGGTAQTIRGSGGSTSALIVEGVQIEVLGLDLRPEVVVVTDLSELSKRLIKRPTNAVIGREFFDAARVRIDIGGGSIVLASRDDPPPGRELPLTAHAGVEALPVVVGGQMAQAEFDLGNGSEVLISRALADKLKLAVVGQKAGGGIGGEVRRDIVVIPLLEVAGTDFREVRAAVDDQPSANDLNLGTSILRHFLITADFKDRRVWLEPRKG, from the coding sequence ATGATCCGCAGCCTTGGGGTCCTACTTTTCGCCTTGGCCGTTCCGGCTGCCGCTGAGCCCCTCGCTATTCATAACGGACGTCTCTTTGTGGACGCTCGCGTCAATGGCGTGGAGACCGAGGCGCTGCTGGATAGCGCGGCCGAAGCCACGCTCATCGACCCGGAATTTGCCCGGCGAGCGAACATTTCGGGCGGAACCGCTCAGACGATCAGAGGCTCGGGTGGCAGCACCAGCGCGCTGATCGTCGAGGGGGTGCAGATCGAGGTTCTCGGTCTCGACCTGCGCCCGGAAGTGGTGGTGGTGACTGATCTCAGCGAACTCTCCAAGCGCCTCATCAAGCGCCCCACGAACGCCGTGATCGGGCGCGAGTTCTTCGACGCCGCCAGAGTGCGCATCGATATTGGCGGAGGGAGCATCGTCCTGGCATCGCGCGATGACCCGCCTCCCGGCCGCGAACTGCCGCTCACCGCTCATGCCGGAGTTGAGGCGTTGCCGGTCGTAGTGGGTGGCCAGATGGCTCAGGCGGAATTTGACCTTGGGAATGGCAGCGAGGTGCTCATCTCGCGCGCCTTGGCCGACAAGCTGAAGCTGGCGGTCGTGGGCCAGAAGGCGGGTGGAGGTATTGGCGGGGAAGTACGTCGGGACATCGTGGTCATTCCACTACTCGAGGTCGCCGGCACCGACTTTCGCGAGGTGCGTGCGGCCGTCGACGACCAACCGAGCGCCAATGACCTGAACCTCGGCACGTCGATCCTGCGTCATTTCCTCATAACCGCAGACTTCAAGGACCGGAGGGTCTGGCTGGAACCGCGCAAGGGTTGA